Proteins from a single region of Limibacter armeniacum:
- the modA gene encoding molybdate ABC transporter substrate-binding protein, with translation MRTISFIIYLLTACFLVISSCNKRAESKEKEVITIAAAANMQFAIQALADSFAKEHRLEYNLVISSSGKLTAQIKEGAPYDIFVSANMKYPKEIDSIGKAATTPKVYAYGKLVLWSMMENISPSIEALTGNKVNHIALANPATAPYGKAATESLEKTELTEKVKGKLVFGESIAQTNQFITSKSAELGFTALSVVLSPEMKGKGKWTQVPDSLYTPLEQGVIIVKQDKTVRPEVLRFYQYLFSTDAKKILKAFGYAVNESTIRTHH, from the coding sequence ATGAGAACAATCAGCTTTATCATTTACTTACTGACTGCCTGTTTTTTGGTGATTTCCAGTTGTAACAAGCGTGCAGAAAGTAAAGAAAAGGAAGTCATTACCATTGCAGCAGCTGCCAATATGCAGTTTGCCATTCAAGCTTTGGCAGACTCTTTTGCCAAAGAGCATCGGCTTGAATATAACTTGGTGATCAGCTCATCTGGAAAACTGACAGCACAGATCAAGGAAGGAGCGCCATACGATATTTTTGTCTCTGCCAATATGAAATACCCTAAGGAGATTGACAGCATCGGAAAGGCTGCAACCACCCCAAAAGTATACGCTTACGGGAAACTTGTTCTTTGGTCGATGATGGAAAACATCTCACCATCCATAGAAGCACTTACAGGGAATAAGGTAAACCACATTGCCTTGGCAAACCCTGCAACTGCCCCATATGGAAAAGCCGCTACGGAATCCTTAGAAAAAACGGAATTAACGGAAAAAGTAAAGGGCAAACTGGTGTTTGGGGAGAGCATCGCACAAACCAACCAGTTTATCACATCAAAGTCTGCCGAACTGGGGTTTACGGCACTCTCAGTCGTACTTTCACCTGAAATGAAGGGAAAAGGCAAATGGACACAAGTTCCCGATAGTCTTTATACTCCTTTGGAGCAAGGTGTTATTATTGTCAAGCAAGACAAGACAGTCAGACCTGAAGTACTGCGCTTTTATCAGTACCTATTTTCGACTGACGCAAAAAAAATATTGAAAGCATTTGGATACGCAGTAAATGAATCGACTATCAGGACACATCACTAA